The sequence below is a genomic window from Acidobacteriota bacterium.
GCGCCGTGTTCACGACGTGGGCCAACGGAGTCACGGGCCGGACCGTGACCCGCACCGTCGCGCTCCCGCCGTTCGGGAGCGTCCCGAGCGCGCACGTGATCGTGGAGGTCCCCGAGCAGGACCCTTGCGTCGTCGAAACCGTCTGGTACACGACACTCGCCGGAAGCGGATCCGTGAGGACGACGCCCGTCGCCGTCGAGGGGCCCAGGTTCGTCACGACCATGACGAAATTGATGAAATCGGGGTTCCCCGGAGCGGGCGCCTCCACGGACTTGACGACGACGAGGTCCGCCGCGACCGACGTCGAGGCGCTCGAAGCGTCGTTCGCCGGATTGGGGTCGGGCGTCGCGGACGACACCGAGGCCGCGTTCACGATCGGGCTCGGCGCCGTGTAGTTCGCGGGAATCGCGAAGGTCGTCGTGATCGTGCGCGACGCGCCCACGGGGACCGTTCCCAGCGCGCACGGGAACGGCGTCGCGCAGGCGCCGGCGTTCGACACGAACGCGAGGTTCGGCGGCGTCGGGTCGGCGACGACCACGCCCGCAGCGTCCGAGGGGCCGTTGTTCGTCACGACGAGCGTGTAGACGATGTTCGTGCCCGGGATCCCGTTCGCGGGGCCGGTCTTGACGATCGCGAGGTCCGCGTTGGAGCCCACCGGCACGACGTCCGTCCCCGTGTTGTTGCCGGGCGTCACGTCGCCGCCCCCACTGACCAGTGCGGCGTTCGTGACGCTGTTCGCGGCCGACTGGAGCACGTTCACCGTCACGGAGATCGGGGGCCATGCGGCCCCGGCCGTGAGGACGTCGGAGCGCGAGCACGAGACGTTCGGCGCCGTCACCGTGCAAGCCCACCCGGTGCCGGCGGCGGCCGTGGGCGTGAGGCCCGCAGGCAGCGTGTCCGTCACGGTGACGGGCGCGTTCGTCGGCCCCGTTCCCACGTTCGAGACCGTCAGCGTGAACGTCCCCGCCGACCCCCGAACGAAGGACGAGGGCGCGTGGGTCTTGGCGATCGTCAGGTCGGCGACCACGCCGACGCCGCCCGAGGCGCTCGCGGAGTCGTTCGCCGGGTTCGGGTCGAGCTCCGTCTGGCCCGTCTTCGTGGCCGTGTTCGTGAACGCGCCCGGCGCGAGCGCCGTGACCGTCAGCGTGAGCGTGGCCGAGGCGCCGTTCGCGAGCGTTCCGACCGTCCAGACGCCCGTCGCGGAAACGTACGCCCCTTGCGACGGAGCGGCCGAGACGAAGCCGAGGTTCGCGGGCAGGGCGTCCGTCACGACGACGCCGTTCGCCGTCGAGGGCCCGTTGTTCGTCGCCGTCACCGTGAACGTGAAGCTCTGCGTCACGAGCGGCGCGGGGTTCGACACGGTCTTCAGGAGGCCGACGTCTGCGACGGGAACGACCGTCGTGGGTGCCGTCGCCGAGTTGTCGCCGGGATTCGGGTCGGTTTCGTTCGCCGAGACCGTCGCGGTGTTCGTGATCGACGGCACGGCCGCCGCCGACACCGACACGACGATCGAGATCGTCGCGCTGTTTCCCGCCGGAAGGCCGCCGAGGAGGCACGTGACGGTCGTCGTGCCGCTGCAGCCCCCCTGGCTGGCGGTTGCCGAGACGAGGGAGACGCTGGCGGGCAGCGGGTCGGTCACCGTGACGCCGGTCGCGTTGTTCGGCCCGCGGTTCGTCACCACGAGCGTGTACGTGAGGTTCTGGCCTGCGCGGACCGGATCGGGCGAGTCCGTTTTCAGAATGCCGAGGTCGGCGAGCGGCAACCCGCCCCCGCCCGCAACGACGCCCGCGACGGCACTGTCGTTAGACGTGTCCGGATCGAGCTCGTTCTCCGCGGTCTTCCGGGCGGTGTTCACGTACGTCCCGTTCGCCGTCACCGTCGCGGTGATCGCAAGCGTCGCGGACGCGCCGTTCGCGAGGTTCCCGATCGTCCAGACGCCGGTGCCCGGGACGTAGCCTCCGACCGAGGGCGCCGCGCTCACGAACGTGAGACCGGGGGGCAATGCGTCCGTCACGGCGACGCCGGTGGCGTTCGAGGGGCCCGCATTGAGCACCTTGACAGTAAACGTCACGTTCGAGCCGGCGGTCGGTGTGGGGTTGTCGACCGTCTTCTGAACCTGGATGTCGGCCACGGAGGGCGGGCCGTTCACGACGGCCGAGCCCGAGTTGTTGGACGGGTTCGGGTCCGTCTGGTCGCCTGCGGTCTTCGTCGCCGTGTTCACGATCGTGCCAGCCTGGGTGACCGTCGCGACGATCGCGAGCGTGGCGGACGCGCCGTTCGCGACGCTCCCGACCGTCCAGACGCCCGTCGCGGCCGTGTAGGCGCCCTGCGACGGCGCCGCGGAGACGAACGCGAGGCCGGACGGCAGGACGTCCGTCACGGCGACCCCCGACGCGTCGCTCGGGCCGAGGTCGGAAACCGTGATCGTGAACGTCACGTTCGTGCCGACGGCCGGGGCCGGGTTGCTGACGGTTTTCGTCACGGCGATGTCGGCAACGCCGTTCGGAACGAGGACGGTCGCCGTCGAGGTGTTGTTCCCGGGCGTCGGATCGGGCGTCGACGACGAGACCGTCGCCGTGTTGACGATCGGCGCGGGGGCCGGGTAGCCGGACGGAACGGAGTACGTGGTCGTGATCGTGGTCGTCGCCCCGGCGGCGAGCGTCCCGAGGCTGCACGGGAAGGCGGTGGCGCACGCGCCCGCGTTCGAGACGAACGTGAGATTGGCCGGGGTCGGGTCCCCGACCGACACGGCCTGGGCGTCGGACGGACCGTTGTTCGTGACGACCGTCGTGAAGACGACGTTCGGACCACCCGGAATCGCCGTCGCGGGACCGGTCTTCGCGATCGACAGGTCCGCGGATGGGGCCGCGGTGCCCGTGGTCGTCGAGCTGTTGTTCCCCGGGACCGGGTCCGGCGTCGCCGCCGTCACCGACGCCGTGTTCGAGATGACCGTGCCGGTCAGGACGGAGGGGCTCACCTTCACGGTGAGCGTGAAGACGCCGGACGCGAGCGGCGCGAGCGAGGCGATCGTGCACGAGACGGTTCCTCCCGCACCGACCGCGGGCGTGACGCACGCCCAGCCGCCGGGCGAAACGAGCGACACGAACGTCGTCCCGGGCGGCAGCGTGTCCGACTGGGCGACCGTGACCGCCGTGGACGGCCCTCCATTGGCCACGGTGAGCGTCCAGGAGGCGTTCTGGCCGGGGACGAGCGTCGCCGGGCCGGTCTTGACGACCGAGAGGTCCGCCGAAGGCGCCAGCGTATCGGTATCCGTCGCGGAGTTGTTGCCCGGGTTCGGATCGGTCACACCCGCGGGGACGGAGACGGTCGCCGTGTTCACGAGCGAGCCCGTCGCCGAAGGCGAAATCGTCGCGACGAGTGTGTAGGTCGCCGTGCCGCCTGCCAGGAGAGAAACGGTCGACGCGATGTTTCCGGCTCCGCTCGCCGCGCCGCAGCTCGACCCGGCCGTCGCGGCGCACGTCCACGTCGCCGACGTGATCGCGGCGGGAATCGTGTCGGCGACCGGCGCGTTCACGACGGCGCTCGGTCCGGCGTTCGCGACGACGATCGTGTACGTCGTCGTCGTCCCGGGCACCGCCGTCGGCGTGCCGTCCGTCTTCGTGATCGAGAGGTCGGCCGAGAGGACGTCGAGATGGGCGCTCGTTCCCGCCGGGTTCGAGCCGATCGTCGTGACGAGCGCGCCCGCGGCGATCACGTTGTCGTATCCGCCCGCCAGCGCCGTGGTCACCGGCACCGTGATCGTGCAGCCGCCCGCGGGAATCGAGGCCCCGCTCTTGTACGTGACGCTCGGGCCGCCGGCGGCCGCGACGACGTTCGCCGATGCGCACGAGCCGCCGACGGTCGCGGGCGTGCCGAGCACGAGATTCGCCGGCAGCGTGTCGACGAAGTCCGACGCAAGGGTCAGCGCGACCGCGTTCGTGTTGCCGAGCGTCAGGGTGAGCGTGGAGCTCGCACCGAGCGGGATCGAGGCCGGCGCGAAGGCTTTCGCGATCGTGGGCAGCGCGAGGACCTGGAGGGTCGCCGAGGCCGCCACCGTGTTGCTTCCCACGGTGGTCTGGACGGCGCCGATGGCGATCAGATTCACGTACGAGCGCACGGTCGAGGACGTCACGTCCACCTGGATCGAACAACCGCCGTTTGCGGGCAGAGCTCCCCCGCTCTTGTACGTCAGGGTCGTGGCGCCGGCGTTCGCGACGACGCTGGCGGCCGTACAGCCGCTTCCGAGGAGGAGGTTCGGCGGCGCCGCGATGAAGAGACCCGGCCCGGGGAACGTGTCCACGAGGTCGGCCGTGAGCGTGGCGGCCGTCAGGTTGCCGTTCGAGATCGTGAGGGAGAGCTTCGAGACGCCTCCGGCGCCGATGACGGTCGGGGAGAACGACTTCGCGACGCTTGGGGGCTGGAACGGGTTGACGAACAGGCGGTCCGTGGCCGGCGCCGCGTTGTTCCCCGCGTTCGTCTGAAGCGCGTTTGCGGAGATCGTGTTCACGTACGGCCCCCCGGGCAAGTTGGACGTGACGTCCACGCTGACCGTGCAGCCGCCCGGCTGGATGGCGCCGCCCGTGAGCGTGACGCTCGCGGCCCCCGCCGAGACGGCGCCGCCCGAGCACGTCGTGGAGGCGTTCGGGGAGGCGGCAACGGAGACGTTTGCCGGCAGGGTGTCCGTGAACGGGCTCGAGAGCGTGAGCGCCGACGCGTTCGCGTTTCCGAGGATGATCGCCAGCGTCGACGTGCCGCCCGGATTGATCGTCCCGGGGTTGAACGACTTCAGGACCGTGGGGGGCGTCAGGGCCCTCACGAGGAGGCCCGCGAGGGCGCCCACCGTCGGGCTGCCTCCGTCCGTGACGAGCGCGCCGGCCGCGATCGTGTTCACGAAGAGGCCGGGCGTCGAAGAGGTGACGTCCACGATGATCGTGCAGCCGCCCGCTGGAATCGTGGAGCCGGCCGCGTAGGTGACGAGGCCGCCCGCCGCCGTCACGGCGCCCGTGCACGTCCCGCGGATGTTCGGGACGGCCGCCACCGTGACGGCCGCCGGCATATTGTCGTTGAGGGCGCCGCTCAGCGTCAGGGCCGAGCCGTTCGCGTTTCCGAGGGCGATCGTGAGCGCGGACGTGTCCCCCGTGAAGATCGTGTTTGGCGAGAAGCTCTTCGCCATCGTCGGGGGCACGAGGGCGCCGGGCCCGACGGCGAGGCTGGCGCTGGCCGGCAGCTGGTTGACGCCGGCGCTCGTCGAGAGCTGCCCGGCCGCGACGACGTTCGTGTAGACGCCCGGCGTCCCGGACGTCACGTCCACCGAGATCGTGCATCCGCCCGCCGGAATCGGAGCGGCATTCGCGTACGTGATGCTCGTGGCGCCCGCCGCGGCCGTGACGACGCCGGTGCAGGTCTTCACGATGTTTGGCGCCGCGGCCACGAACACGTTGCCCGGAAGGGCGTCGGTGAACAGCGCCGAGAGCGTGATCGCGGACGCGTTCGTGTTCCCGAGCGTCAGCGTCAGCGTGGACGTCCCGCCGGCGGCGATGGAAACCGGGTTGAACGCCTTGGCCACGGTGGGCGGCGCGTTCACGGTGAGCGTCGCCTGCGCGGGGCCCGTGTTCGAGAGGCCCTCGTTCGTGACGATGCTCGCCGCGGGAATGTTGTTGATGTAGACGCCCGGGGTGTTCGAGACGACGGTCGCGAAGAACGTGCAGCTCGTCCCGGCCGCGATCGTCGCGCCCGTCACGGAGAGCGTTCCACCGCCGGCGGTGGCCGCCACGACGCCGCCGCCCGTCGTCGCGCACGTGCCGCCTGGCGCGGGCACGGACGCGATCGCGACGCCCGCGGGAAGCGTGTCGACGAGCGAGACCCCGTTGATCGGGACGCCCGAGCCGTTCGTGATCGTCACCGTCAGGACCGTGGTCTGGCCGGGGTTTCGCGTCGGGTTCGCGAACGCCTTCGCGACCGTGGGCTTCGTCACGACGAAGAGCGTCGCGTTCGCGGGGGTCTGGTTCGGGATGCCTTCGTCGGTCGTGACGGAGTTCGCCGGGATCGTGTTGTTGTAGGCGCCCAGCGTGTTCGACACGACGTCGACCGTGATCGAGCAATTCGTTCCGGGCGCGATCGTGCCCTGCGTGAACGTGACGGAGCCGCTCGACCCGCCGTTGGCGGTGGACACGACCGCGAGGCCACCAGGGCCGGTCCCGGCGCAGGTCGTCGCCGCGTTCGGCGTGGCGGCGATGAAGACGCCGTTTGGCAGCGTGTCGGTGTAGGTGACGCCGTGCAACGTGAGGGGCGTCGGCGCGCTCGGATCGAACGAGCTCACGAGGCTCATATGGAGGGTCGAGACCTGCCCGACGGCCACCCATGCAGGCGAGAAGGCCTTGAGGACGTTCAGGCCCTGCAGCGTGGACAGCGTCGCGGACGTACCCGTAGCGTTCGTGTACCCCTGGTTGCTGACGACGGCGCCGGCCGGGATCGTGTTCGTCAGGTTCAGGAAGCGCGTGGACGTCGTCGTCACGGTCACCCGGCACGTCGTGGTCGGGGGAAGCGTGGCTCCGGTCAGGCGCACCTTGCCGTCTCCGGCGAGCGCCGTCACGATGCCGCCCGCGCACGTGGTACCGGCGCCCGGCACCGAATAGATCACGATGCCAACCGGGAACGTGTCCGTGAACCCGACTCCCGTGATCGTCGAGGCCGACGGGTTCGTCACGTCGATCTGGAGGATGGACGGCTGCCCGCCCGTCACGACGACCGGGTTGAACGACTTGTTGATGTTGATCTGGGCCGCGATGACGGTCAGATTCGCCGTGACGGCGGCAGTGTTGGACGCACCCTCGGCGCTCGTGATCTTCCCGATCGGGACGGTGTCACTCCACGGCCCGGCGCCGCTCGTGACGACGTCGAAGGAGAAATCGCAGCTGGCGCCGGCATTCAGCGTCGCGCCGAGGAGCTGGGCGCGCGCGATCCCTGGGTTGACGACCATCGTCGGCGAGCCCGCGCAGTTCGTGGCCGCGTTCGCCGGGTTCGCCACCGTCAGACCGGCGCTGAAGGTGTTGTCGTCCACCGCGACGTTCGTGAGCGCGCCGCTCGACGTGTTCGTGACCGTCAGCTTCACGCGGGATACGCCGCCGGAAGAGACGGACGCCGGGGTGAAGCTCTTCGTCCCCGTCACTCCCGTGTTGATCGTGAGGTTGGCCGAGACCGCCGCGGGAATCGTCACGCCCTGCGTGTTCGTGAAGTCCGCCGGGTTGATCGTGTTCGTCTTCACGCCCAGCGTCGACCCGGTCACCCTCACGGTGATCACGCAGGTCGCTTCCTGCGAGGCGACCGGCCGCGCAGGCACCGTCCCTCCGGTCAGCTTGACGACGACGTCGTTCGGGAAGGCCTGCAGGGAGCCGCCGCACGTGTTCGTCGCGGCCGGGTTCGCCGCGAGCGTGACGCCGGCGGGCAGATTGTCGGTCAGGGCGACGCTCGTCAGGGCCGTCACGGTCCGGTTGAAGAGCGTGATCGTGAGCGTCGATTGCTGGCCCTGAGCGATCGCCGCGGGGGCAAACGCTTTCGTGACCGCGCCGGACGCGATGGAGACGACGTTGACGCTGCCCGCGTTGACATTCCCGACGCCGCCCCCGGGCCCCGTGCCCGTGATGCTCCCGATCGGGATCGAGTTCGTGAACGTCAGCCCCGTGGGCGCGGTCGCGGGAAGCTGCGCCCAGATGCTGATCGTGCAGACGCCCGGGCTCGCGCCGACGCCGGCCACGATCGTGCCGCCCGTCCAGAGGAGGCCCGCATCCGCGGCCGTGGGCGCCGCTCCCGTGTCGACGCCCGCGGCGTCCGTGCCCGTGAACGTGCCGCCGGTGCAGCCCGGCGCCGGAGCCGTGAAGAAGCCGCTCCCCGCGTTGAAGAGCGTCATCTGGTTCGTGCCGTTCCTCGGCAGGACGTCCTTGAACGTCACGCCCGTGACCGGCCCGCCCGAGAAGTTGTTGATCGTGACCGTGAACTGGGTCCACTGCCCCGGGGCGACGTTGGTGACGGTGACCGCCTTCGACACCGTGAGCTGCGCGTTTGCCGTGAGCGTCGCGGTGACGGGCCCGGGGCTCGCGAAGCTCTTCGGATTCACGACGGCGTTCGCCGGCACGGTGTTCACGTGGGCGCCGTCCACCGTCGACGTCATGGAGATCGTGAGCGTGCAGTTCCCCCCGGGGCCGGCCTTGGCCCCCGTGAGCGTGATCGTCTGGTTGATGAGGTTCGCAGGCGCCGCGAGCGTCCCGTTCACCGCGCCCACGCCCGTGCAGACGACGGCGGGGTTCGGGGTCGCCGGAACGCTCGTGGCGTCCATGACCTTCAGCGTCGTGCCGGTCAGGTCGTCCGTGAAGCTCGTGATGTCGAGCGCGTTCGCGGTGCTCGCGTTGCTGATCCTGAGCGTCATGACCGAGGGCTGGCCGGCCGGGATGTTCAGCGTGGCGAAGCTCTTCGTGACGCCGATCGGTGTCGCGACGGTGAGGGGCTGGCTGAAGGCCGGACTCGTGAGGCCGCGCGTGTTCCCGATCGCGCCGGCGCCGACCAGATTCGTGAACACCTGGGACGTCGGCACGAGCGCCGGGACGACCACCTTCACGGTGATCGTGCAGGTGCCGCCTCGGCCGATCGTGCCGCCGGCGAGCGTCACGGCCCCGTCGCCCGGAGCCGGAGCGGGCGACAGCACCCCGTTCACAGAGCCCGTGCCCGAGCAGCTCGTCGAGGCGCCGGCAGGGTTCGCGACGACCATCCCCGCGGGGAGCGTGTCCGTGAAGCTCGTGAGCGGGATCGTCGCCCCCGCGTTCGGGTTCGCGAGCGTGATCGTGAGGGTGACGGGATCGCCCGCGATCGCGGGCGAAGGCACGAAGGCCTTGCTTCCCGTCGGGTTGCCCAGCGCATTGACGGACAACGTCGCGCTCGCGGGAGTCGTGTTGAAAATGTCGACGCCGCTTTCCTTCGCCGTGTAGCCGCTCGTCGTCGCGTTCGGCGTCGTGTTCGCGGGAATCGTGGCGACGTGGTTGCCCGTGGTCGTCGCGGTCACGTCGATCTGGAAGAAACACTGCCCGTCCACGGTTCCGGTGCCCGCCGGGATCGTGCCGGCCGTCAGGAAGACCGTGGACGTGCCCGGGGCCGCCGCGCTGACCGTGAAACCGCAGGTGTTCGTGATGTTCGCCGGGCTCGCGATCGTGATCGCGGCCGGCAGAACCTCCGTGACCGCCGCCGCGGTCAGCGGGACGAGGGAGCTGTTCGCGATCGTGATCCGGTACTGGGAGACGTCGCCGGGGTTGATCGTCGCGGCCGTGAACTGGTGGTTGATCGTCGTGGACGCCAGCGCCGAGGCGGAGCAAAGCCCGGCGCCCACGAGGAGCGCGCGAAGAAGCCATGCGGGGCGTTCAAGCGGCGTACGCAAGGATTTCACGAAGGAGCCGCGACGCTACCCGACTCACCCCCGCGACTCAAGCGTCAAATTGCATCAGGACGCGGGCTCAGTCGAGCGCCGCCGCGAAGGTCCGGACGATCTCGCCGGCCGGCTGGACGGACGTGATCGTCGCGACGCTCTTGCCCGCCTGCCAGCAGTCCGCCGACGTCGCGCCCTTCATCGACGCGCCCTTGAGCCGGTAGAACGACGTCAGCGTGTACCACCCGCGGATCCAGTGCTTCGTCGTCCGTCCCTTGAGCATGAGCCGCCCGATCGGGCCGGCCTTCGTCCCCATCCGCTGGATGAACGGCGTGTTGATGACGGCGAGCGGGACGCCCGTGACACGCTCGGTGGGGACGATGTCCTCCTCCTCCGCCGCGAGGATCGCGTTCTTGTAGTCGGCGTGCGCCGTGCACTCGGTCGCCGCGATGAAGCGCGTGCCGCACTGGACGCCCGCGTACCCGAGGTCGAGCATCGCGCGGAACTCCCTCGGGCTGCCGACCCCTCCCGCGCAGACGAGAGGGAGCTTCAGGTCCGCGATCTCCGCAAAGAGCTCCTCGGGGCTCTTCTTCCCGAGGTGCCCGCCCGCCCGCCGATTCACGCAGATGAGGCCGTCCACGCCCTCGGCGGCGGCCTTCTCGGCCCAGCGGCGGTCGATCACGTCGTGG
It includes:
- a CDS encoding nitronate monooxygenase, with the translated sequence MKTALTEALGIEVPLICGAMYPCSNPELVAAVSEAGGIGIVQPLSLVYVHKREFRAGMREIRSLTKKPVGLNVLTEKSLSSVYAKRMSDYVDVALEEGVRFFVTALGNPRWVVDRVKSAGGVVYHDVIDRRWAEKAAAEGVDGLICVNRRAGGHLGKKSPEELFAEIADLKLPLVCAGGVGSPREFRAMLDLGYAGVQCGTRFIAATECTAHADYKNAILAAEEEDIVPTERVTGVPLAVINTPFIQRMGTKAGPIGRLMLKGRTTKHWIRGWYTLTSFYRLKGASMKGATSADCWQAGKSVATITSVQPAGEIVRTFAAALD
- a CDS encoding DUF11 domain-containing protein, giving the protein MGAGLCSASALASTTINHQFTAATINPGDVSQYRITIANSSLVPLTAAAVTEVLPAAITIASPANITNTCGFTVSAAAPGTSTVFLTAGTIPAGTGTVDGQCFFQIDVTATTTGNHVATIPANTTPNATTSGYTAKESGVDIFNTTPASATLSVNALGNPTGSKAFVPSPAIAGDPVTLTITLANPNAGATIPLTSFTDTLPAGMVVANPAGASTSCSGTGSVNGVLSPAPAPGDGAVTLAGGTIGRGGTCTITVKVVVPALVPTSQVFTNLVGAGAIGNTRGLTSPAFSQPLTVATPIGVTKSFATLNIPAGQPSVMTLRISNASTANALDITSFTDDLTGTTLKVMDATSVPATPNPAVVCTGVGAVNGTLAAPANLINQTITLTGAKAGPGGNCTLTISMTSTVDGAHVNTVPANAVVNPKSFASPGPVTATLTANAQLTVSKAVTVTNVAPGQWTQFTVTINNFSGGPVTGVTFKDVLPRNGTNQMTLFNAGSGFFTAPAPGCTGGTFTGTDAAGVDTGAAPTAADAGLLWTGGTIVAGVGASPGVCTISIWAQLPATAPTGLTFTNSIPIGSITGTGPGGGVGNVNAGSVNVVSIASGAVTKAFAPAAIAQGQQSTLTITLFNRTVTALTSVALTDNLPAGVTLAANPAATNTCGGSLQAFPNDVVVKLTGGTVPARPVASQEATCVITVRVTGSTLGVKTNTINPADFTNTQGVTIPAAVSANLTINTGVTGTKSFTPASVSSGGVSRVKLTVTNTSSGALTNVAVDDNTFSAGLTVANPANAATNCAGSPTMVVNPGIARAQLLGATLNAGASCDFSFDVVTSGAGPWSDTVPIGKITSAEGASNTAAVTANLTVIAAQININKSFNPVVVTGGQPSILQIDVTNPSASTITGVGFTDTFPVGIVIYSVPGAGTTCAGGIVTALAGDGKVRLTGATLPPTTTCRVTVTTTSTRFLNLTNTIPAGAVVSNQGYTNATGTSATLSTLQGLNVLKAFSPAWVAVGQVSTLHMSLVSSFDPSAPTPLTLHGVTYTDTLPNGVFIAATPNAATTCAGTGPGGLAVVSTANGGSSGSVTFTQGTIAPGTNCSITVDVVSNTLGAYNNTIPANSVTTDEGIPNQTPANATLFVVTKPTVAKAFANPTRNPGQTTVLTVTITNGSGVPINGVSLVDTLPAGVAIASVPAPGGTCATTGGGVVAATAGGGTLSVTGATIAAGTSCTFFATVVSNTPGVYINNIPAASIVTNEGLSNTGPAQATLTVNAPPTVAKAFNPVSIAAGGTSTLTLTLGNTNASAITLSALFTDALPGNVFVAAAPNIVKTCTGVVTAAAGATSITYANAAPIPAGGCTISVDVTSGTPGVYTNVVAAGQLSTSAGVNQLPASASLAVGPGALVPPTMAKSFSPNTIFTGDTSALTIALGNANGSALTLSGALNDNMPAAVTVAAVPNIRGTCTGAVTAAGGLVTYAAGSTIPAGGCTIIVDVTSSTPGLFVNTIAAGALVTDGGSPTVGALAGLLVRALTPPTVLKSFNPGTINPGGTSTLAIILGNANASALTLSSPFTDTLPANVSVAASPNASTTCSGGAVSAGAASVTLTGGAIQPGGCTVSVDVTSNLPGGPYVNTISANALQTNAGNNAAPATDRLFVNPFQPPSVAKSFSPTVIGAGGVSKLSLTISNGNLTAATLTADLVDTFPGPGLFIAAPPNLLLGSGCTAASVVANAGATTLTYKSGGALPANGGCSIQVDVTSSTVRSYVNLIAIGAVQTTVGSNTVAASATLQVLALPTIAKAFAPASIPLGASSTLTLTLGNTNAVALTLASDFVDTLPANLVLGTPATVGGSCASANVVAAAGGPSVTYKSGASIPAGGCTITVPVTTALAGGYDNVIAAGALVTTIGSNPAGTSAHLDVLSADLSITKTDGTPTAVPGTTTTYTIVVANAGPSAVVNAPVADTIPAAITSATWTCAATAGSSCGAASGAGNIASTVSLLAGGTATYTLVATISPSATGSLVNTATVSVPAGVTDPNPGNNSATDTDTLAPSADLSVVKTGPATLVPGQNASWTLTVANGGPSTAVTVAQSDTLPPGTTFVSLVSPGGWACVTPAVGAGGTVSCTIASLAPLASGVFTLTVKVSPSVLTGTVISNTASVTAATPDPVPGNNSSTTTGTAAPSADLSIAKTGPATAIPGGPNVVFTTVVTNNGPSDAQAVSVGDPTPANLTFVSNAGACATAFPCSLGTLAAGATTTITTTYSVPSGYPAPAPIVNTATVSSSTPDPTPGNNTSTATVLVPNGVADIAVTKTVSNPAPAVGTNVTFTITVSDLGPSDASGVAVTDVLPSGLAFVSAAPSQGAYTAATGVWTVGSVANGASATLAIVATVTQAGTIVNTATKTAGDQTDPNPSNNSGSAVVNGPPSVADIQVQKTVDNPTPTAGSNVTFTVKVLNAGPSNATGVAVTDALPPGLTFVSAAPSVGGYVPGTGVWTIGNLANGASATLAITATVTANGTYVNTARKTAENELDPDTSNDSAVAGVVAGGGGLPLADLGILKTDSPDPVRAGQNLTYTLVVTNRGPNNATGVTVTDPLPASVSLVSATASQGGCSGTTTVTCLLGGLPAGNSATISIVVSVSAAAVPSITNTATVSANETDPNPGDNSATAPTTVVPVADVGLLKTVSNPAPLVTQSFTFTVTATNNGPSTANGVVVTDALPANLGFVSAAPSQGAYVSATGVWTVGTLANGASATLTLTVTALAPGAFTNTATKTGQTELDPNPANDSASASGGVGVVADLTIAKTHAPSSFVRGSAGTFTLTVSNVGTGPTNAPVTVTDTLPAGLTPTAAAGTGWACTVTAPNVSCSRSDVLTAGAAWPPISVTVNVLQSAANSVTNAALVSGGGDVTPGNNTGTDVVPVGSNADLAIVKTGPANGIPGTNIVYTLVVTNNGPSDAAGVVVADPTPPNLAFVSNAGACATPFPCALGTVPVGASRTITTTFAIPANYTAPSPIVNAASVSSATPDPNPANDASSASTSVAADLVVVKSVEAPAPGNPDFINFVMVVTNLGPSTATGVVLTDPLPASVVYQTVSTTQGSCSGTSTITCALGTLPNGGSATVRVTVRPVTPLAHVVNTARVTGDQFDPDPTNDVSSASYGGAADVPSLSVLGLMLLGAALALAGAKALGRV